A region of Paenibacillus sp. JNUCC-31 DNA encodes the following proteins:
- a CDS encoding carbohydrate binding domain-containing protein has translation MRRGLASMVAGCLVASLVLPSFAGAERLQGQVGTGDLQAKSLQSSVPYKDLTGHWSQSAVMRMQELALLQGYTDGTFKPNQVISRAEFVSILDRVFGFAGGPSNSFADMATEAWYYDALTRANASGIIQGTDPEHLSPEEPITRQDAAVMVDRAFQLSTGTEKESELLNFDDADNVSGYARKALTYLASEHIMKGYQGKLNPKSPITRAETARLLSAMIANVEASPGTYESQVDGNLIVRASNINLKNTVVNGNLLLAEGIGDGSVVLQGVTVTGSVIVKGGGSHSIDITNSKLNRIVIDKRGEPVRIAVAEGSNIQEMIVKQKAIIELSANNLIDSLTVLQEANQTRIDTKGKIKNLSVDASDVVINGEKVKSGLRTSMTGEEKQSASSQPGDSTNAGNTPTQSAPSGQPPTTPSTPSNPSGEKPIPATTIPHDQWDLVWNDEFNGSAVDSSKWTVQDTGLVYNNELQYYSPDNTRIVKDQNRSVLQIEAKRDQKDGKDYTSGKMISKGKGDWTYGKVVVRAKLPVEKGMWPAIWMMPTDEAHYGGWPASGEIDIMELIGGKENSNKVYSTLHYDAVKPDGSHGHNQGSLTLPEGESFADDYHDFQVEWLPGMIRFYVDGKLHHEVTNWQTKAAGQPEYFTFPAPFDRPFYLILNLAVGGDWPGSPESDFTSEAMNVDFVRVYSYKNLNQWPDVTTNPIEPESQREPQADGNQIYNDQFTEGSASNGVPFQWQFITNAGGAAEVTVVENEQKGKAAMVSIANAGTENYSVQLTQMPIYVKKDKKYKIQFDAKASADRTIRSKLTQFEKSWTNYSGEQSFALTTDWQSYEYTFNMRDGSDNNARFEFNLGLDDKTVLLANVRLIEIGEADPLIAERKALPDGNFIFNGTFDQGKERLGFWSSSILEGAAAKISVNNFSKFPIMERQLVVDVTHTNGEPEQVAVTQPDMKLEANTTYGFSFDAKADTSRSMDMDLVSAEGHSVQVHQGQNLQLGQEMKTYTGEITIGDGVPTVNANLRLLFGSSKGTAYVDNVRLTKRGKPVSVNGYAHVPATEAWNMQGLQLENSDEGGKHVSYMDKGDLLQYKIDVANDGVYALSARMASGKSDSSVRFSIKDEQGIFVAKSGLNLGDTGGWQTYKTVYFPAVSLAAGKQYYINFEGENYNTRWVDISKSKVQNGELAADGNHWELIPNVLTATYSENAGVTIDLPDTSTNWWDALLQQSQIELGAGKTYRLTFEASASSPKKMQTVISQNAGDYTKYMDQEVELTDSKQQYAYTFTMGDTSDAAAVLAFGLGSPAAGPHNISIQNVLLFEVNQNAEQGGQPVQVNLIPNGDFAKGGESWFKHADGNAEDLVINVANQQLEAQIGQAGNNPWDRQVINEGFGMQQGYKYKLTFNAKADKPRKMGIGIGWVDVPAGYAWHGFFGERVDLSTEEQEYTYTFEATEPSYTNSRIVFDMGNIAGALDGNTTITLSNVSLINMGLAK, from the coding sequence ATGAGAAGAGGATTAGCAAGTATGGTTGCAGGGTGTTTAGTGGCTTCACTCGTTTTGCCATCATTCGCTGGAGCAGAACGTTTACAGGGACAAGTGGGGACGGGGGACTTGCAGGCGAAAAGCCTGCAATCCTCTGTTCCGTATAAAGACCTCACGGGTCACTGGTCACAATCCGCTGTTATGCGGATGCAAGAGTTGGCTTTACTGCAAGGGTACACAGACGGTACGTTCAAGCCAAATCAGGTGATTAGCCGGGCTGAATTTGTTTCGATTCTGGATCGGGTTTTTGGCTTTGCAGGCGGACCGTCCAATTCATTTGCAGACATGGCAACAGAAGCTTGGTATTATGACGCGTTAACACGTGCAAACGCTTCCGGAATTATACAGGGAACTGATCCTGAGCATCTTTCTCCAGAAGAACCTATAACCCGGCAGGATGCAGCGGTCATGGTGGATCGCGCTTTTCAGCTTTCGACGGGTACCGAAAAGGAAAGCGAACTATTGAACTTTGATGATGCGGATAATGTTTCCGGTTACGCTAGGAAAGCGCTTACTTATTTGGCGAGTGAACATATTATGAAAGGATACCAAGGCAAATTAAATCCCAAATCCCCGATAACTCGCGCAGAAACGGCACGGCTGTTGTCCGCCATGATCGCAAATGTCGAAGCTTCACCTGGTACATATGAGTCCCAGGTGGATGGCAACTTGATTGTACGGGCATCCAATATTAACTTGAAAAATACGGTTGTAAATGGGAATCTGCTGCTTGCGGAGGGAATTGGCGATGGCTCAGTTGTGCTCCAGGGGGTAACTGTAACTGGAAGCGTCATCGTTAAAGGTGGTGGCAGTCATTCGATCGACATCACCAACTCCAAGCTGAATCGCATCGTCATTGACAAACGCGGGGAACCTGTCAGAATCGCCGTTGCGGAAGGAAGCAACATACAGGAGATGATCGTAAAGCAGAAAGCGATCATAGAACTATCTGCAAATAACTTGATCGATTCCCTGACCGTTCTACAGGAAGCGAATCAAACTCGGATTGACACTAAGGGTAAAATTAAAAATCTAAGTGTGGATGCGAGCGATGTTGTGATCAATGGCGAGAAAGTAAAATCAGGATTGCGCACATCCATGACGGGAGAAGAGAAACAATCCGCTTCCTCTCAGCCTGGTGATTCAACGAATGCAGGAAATACCCCAACGCAATCAGCTCCGAGTGGGCAACCCCCAACTACACCATCAACACCAAGTAATCCGTCCGGTGAAAAGCCGATTCCTGCAACAACGATCCCCCATGATCAATGGGATCTTGTGTGGAATGATGAATTCAACGGGTCAGCAGTTGATTCTTCCAAATGGACTGTGCAGGATACGGGATTGGTCTATAACAACGAATTGCAATATTACAGTCCGGATAATACACGTATTGTAAAGGATCAGAATCGAAGCGTGCTGCAAATTGAAGCGAAACGCGATCAGAAAGACGGTAAAGATTACACCTCTGGCAAAATGATTTCCAAGGGGAAAGGTGACTGGACCTACGGCAAGGTGGTTGTTCGTGCAAAGCTTCCTGTAGAAAAGGGCATGTGGCCAGCCATATGGATGATGCCGACAGATGAAGCGCATTATGGAGGATGGCCTGCGTCTGGAGAAATTGACATTATGGAGCTAATCGGTGGGAAAGAGAACAGCAACAAGGTATACAGCACATTGCATTATGATGCTGTTAAGCCTGATGGTTCTCATGGACACAATCAGGGCAGCCTCACGCTCCCCGAAGGAGAATCCTTCGCTGACGATTATCATGATTTCCAGGTAGAGTGGCTTCCGGGCATGATTCGTTTTTATGTCGATGGCAAGCTGCATCATGAAGTAACCAACTGGCAGACCAAGGCTGCGGGTCAGCCGGAATATTTTACTTTTCCTGCACCATTTGATCGTCCATTTTATCTGATTCTGAATTTGGCGGTTGGAGGAGACTGGCCGGGATCGCCGGAAAGCGATTTTACTTCTGAAGCGATGAATGTTGATTTTGTGCGTGTCTACTCATACAAAAATTTAAACCAATGGCCTGATGTAACCACGAATCCAATTGAGCCTGAATCACAACGTGAACCACAAGCCGATGGAAATCAGATCTACAATGATCAGTTTACGGAAGGTTCTGCTTCCAACGGTGTCCCTTTTCAATGGCAGTTCATTACAAATGCTGGGGGAGCCGCTGAGGTTACCGTTGTTGAGAATGAGCAGAAAGGTAAAGCAGCGATGGTAAGCATTGCGAACGCCGGAACTGAGAATTATTCGGTTCAGCTCACACAGATGCCGATCTACGTTAAGAAGGATAAAAAATACAAGATACAGTTTGATGCCAAAGCATCTGCAGATCGTACCATACGTTCCAAATTAACCCAATTTGAAAAAAGCTGGACGAATTATTCGGGAGAGCAGTCCTTTGCACTCACGACAGATTGGCAATCCTACGAATATACATTCAACATGCGGGATGGCTCCGATAATAATGCCAGATTCGAGTTTAATTTGGGGCTGGATGACAAAACCGTTCTGCTTGCCAATGTTCGACTGATCGAGATCGGTGAGGCAGATCCGTTGATTGCAGAGCGTAAAGCATTGCCTGATGGTAACTTCATTTTCAATGGAACGTTCGATCAAGGCAAGGAACGTCTGGGATTCTGGTCCAGCAGCATTCTGGAAGGTGCTGCAGCCAAGATTAGTGTAAATAACTTTTCGAAATTCCCGATTATGGAGCGCCAACTGGTTGTTGATGTGACGCATACGAATGGTGAGCCTGAGCAGGTTGCGGTAACCCAGCCGGATATGAAGCTTGAGGCGAATACAACATATGGCTTTTCCTTTGATGCTAAGGCAGATACCTCGAGAAGCATGGACATGGATCTGGTCAGCGCGGAAGGACATTCTGTTCAGGTGCATCAGGGCCAAAATCTCCAGCTTGGACAGGAGATGAAGACGTATACGGGAGAAATCACGATTGGCGATGGAGTGCCCACCGTGAATGCTAATCTTAGACTACTGTTTGGCAGCTCCAAGGGCACAGCTTATGTAGACAATGTTCGTCTGACGAAACGCGGCAAACCTGTATCGGTCAATGGCTACGCACACGTGCCTGCAACTGAAGCCTGGAATATGCAAGGCTTGCAGCTGGAGAATTCCGACGAAGGAGGCAAGCATGTTAGCTACATGGATAAAGGTGATCTGCTGCAATACAAGATCGATGTAGCGAACGACGGCGTTTACGCCCTGTCTGCCCGTATGGCAAGTGGAAAAAGCGATTCGAGCGTTCGTTTCAGCATCAAAGACGAACAAGGGATCTTTGTCGCAAAATCTGGTCTCAATCTCGGGGATACAGGTGGATGGCAGACCTACAAAACAGTCTATTTCCCGGCAGTGTCCTTAGCAGCAGGAAAGCAATATTATATTAATTTTGAAGGTGAAAATTATAATACTCGCTGGGTGGATATTTCAAAGAGTAAAGTTCAAAATGGAGAACTTGCAGCAGACGGTAATCATTGGGAGCTGATCCCTAATGTTCTGACAGCCACCTATTCAGAGAATGCAGGCGTGACGATTGACTTGCCTGACACGAGCACGAATTGGTGGGATGCCTTGCTGCAACAAAGCCAAATCGAGCTTGGAGCAGGAAAAACATATCGGCTTACATTTGAAGCATCGGCATCCAGTCCCAAAAAAATGCAAACCGTAATCTCGCAGAACGCTGGAGATTACACAAAGTATATGGATCAGGAAGTAGAGCTAACCGATAGCAAACAGCAGTATGCTTATACATTTACCATGGGGGATACCTCAGATGCCGCAGCAGTACTTGCATTTGGCTTGGGTTCTCCGGCAGCCGGCCCACATAACATTTCTATCCAAAACGTGCTGTTATTTGAGGTTAATCAGAACGCAGAACAAGGGGGACAGCCTGTTCAAGTCAATCTGATCCCGAATGGCGACTTTGCGAAAGGTGGCGAAAGCTGGTTTAAACACGCGGATGGAAACGCCGAAGATCTTGTGATTAACGTAGCGAACCAGCAGCTCGAAGCCCAGATCGGTCAAGCAGGGAACAATCCGTGGGATCGACAGGTCATTAATGAAGGCTTTGGGATGCAACAGGGTTATAAATATAAACTTACTTTCAATGCCAAAGCGGATAAACCACGTAAAATGGGCATTGGCATCGGCTGGGTCGACGTTCCAGCAGGCTACGCTTGGCACGGATTCTTTGGAGAGCGAGTGGACCTGTCCACAGAGGAACAGGAGTATACCTACACGTTCGAAGCAACGGAGCCAAGCTATACGAACAGCCGAATTGTGTTTGACATGGGTAACATTGCTGGAGCCTTAGACGGTAACACAACGATTACGTTGTCTAATGTTAGTTTGATTAATATGGGGCTTGCCAAATAA
- a CDS encoding carbohydrate ABC transporter permease: MYYKTRGYRIFSNVNYTFLGILSLLCILPIIHILAVSFSSMAPASSNLVSFWPIGFTTDAYVKTFGNSNFINSLLVSVKRTVIATVIGMVIMLITAFPLSKEDISFKGRSLYTWFFVFTILFSGGLIPSYILIQKLGLMNTIWALILPGALSVWNVILMMNFFRGLPKELEEAAYLDGAGHIKTLILVYVPLSLPAIATLSLFTMVYQWNSWFDGMIYMSDIKNYPLASLLQTIIVQQDLSKINVDPSMLENISQRTVRAAQIFIGALPILLVYPFLQRFFVKGIVIGAVKE; encoded by the coding sequence TTGTATTACAAAACTAGAGGATATCGAATATTCAGCAATGTTAACTACACGTTTCTTGGTATTTTATCATTACTCTGCATTTTGCCTATCATTCATATATTAGCTGTTTCATTCAGCAGTATGGCGCCCGCGTCCTCCAATCTGGTCAGCTTCTGGCCCATTGGTTTTACAACCGACGCTTATGTAAAAACGTTCGGAAATTCGAACTTTATTAACTCCCTTCTCGTATCTGTCAAGCGGACAGTAATTGCTACCGTCATCGGTATGGTCATCATGCTGATTACAGCTTTTCCATTGTCTAAGGAAGATATCAGTTTCAAAGGGCGTTCATTGTACACCTGGTTTTTTGTTTTTACCATTTTGTTCAGCGGTGGATTGATTCCCAGTTATATTCTGATACAGAAGCTGGGTTTAATGAATACGATCTGGGCGCTTATTCTGCCGGGAGCTCTGTCGGTATGGAACGTCATTCTCATGATGAATTTCTTCCGGGGATTGCCCAAAGAGCTTGAAGAAGCCGCCTATTTGGATGGAGCAGGCCATATCAAAACATTGATTCTGGTATACGTTCCATTATCGCTTCCGGCAATCGCTACGCTTTCCTTGTTTACCATGGTATATCAGTGGAATTCCTGGTTCGACGGCATGATCTACATGTCTGATATTAAAAATTATCCACTTGCTTCCCTGCTCCAGACGATCATTGTTCAGCAGGATCTCAGCAAAATCAATGTGGACCCTTCTATGCTGGAGAATATCTCGCAGCGGACGGTACGCGCAGCACAGATTTTTATCGGTGCACTTCCGATCCTGCTTGTCTATCCATTTCTGCAACGCTTTTTTGTCAAAGGAATCGTTATTGGGGCAGTTAAAGAGTAG
- a CDS encoding sensor histidine kinase — MSKPLTQSKQTKKIQLHILNRMVISFIISIVGSVLINNILITIFSKISEGLEWRWLLNIFPYVLTPIFILIFTFTFLISTRKIVRDLISLEQGLQLISEGNLDYRVSVNRQDELGRVASNINHMTEQLQRQIVKERELEKSKMDMITGISHDLRTPLTSIIGYIELLRTDSFQDKAEYTRFVENAHNKATHLKKLLDDLFEYTRLTSADTQLNLKRIDLFQLLDQLLFEFEPLALENGIHIEKNIGDYPVMAFMDSDKIARAIDNLLMNALKYSLKPGTIYIRMNRHPEHITIEIENKGTPLTKEQKDKLFERFYKVDYSRSSEGIQTGSGLGLSIARNIAELHQGSLTLQHIHNVFTFQLNLPSQVQSYNKGGHISEPI; from the coding sequence TTGAGTAAACCATTAACCCAATCGAAACAGACGAAAAAAATACAGCTTCATATTCTCAATCGAATGGTGATTAGTTTTATCATTTCAATTGTTGGCTCTGTATTGATCAATAATATCCTTATAACGATTTTTTCGAAAATCAGTGAAGGGCTGGAGTGGCGATGGCTTCTCAACATCTTCCCTTATGTGCTGACACCCATATTTATCTTGATCTTTACGTTTACTTTTTTGATATCTACTCGGAAAATTGTAAGAGATCTGATCTCATTGGAGCAAGGACTTCAGCTCATATCAGAAGGGAACTTGGACTACCGGGTATCCGTTAATCGTCAGGATGAATTGGGGCGAGTCGCGTCCAACATCAATCACATGACTGAACAATTACAACGACAGATTGTGAAGGAACGTGAATTGGAGAAATCCAAGATGGATATGATCACAGGCATTTCACATGATCTGCGTACACCACTGACAAGTATTATTGGCTATATTGAGCTTCTGAGAACAGATTCCTTTCAAGATAAAGCGGAATATACCCGGTTCGTAGAAAACGCGCATAACAAAGCAACACATCTGAAAAAATTGCTGGATGATCTATTCGAATATACACGGCTTACCTCTGCCGATACCCAGTTAAATCTAAAAAGGATTGATTTATTTCAACTTTTGGACCAGTTATTATTTGAATTCGAGCCCTTGGCCCTGGAGAATGGCATTCATATCGAGAAAAATATCGGCGATTATCCGGTCATGGCATTCATGGACAGTGATAAGATTGCACGTGCCATCGATAATCTCCTAATGAACGCCCTCAAATATTCATTGAAGCCAGGAACAATTTACATTCGAATGAACAGGCACCCTGAACATATTACGATTGAGATAGAGAATAAAGGAACACCTCTTACGAAAGAACAGAAAGATAAGCTGTTTGAGCGATTTTATAAGGTTGATTATTCAAGGAGCAGCGAAGGCATACAAACGGGGTCTGGCCTGGGCCTCTCCATCGCGAGGAATATTGCAGAGTTACATCAAGGCAGCTTAACACTTCAGCATATCCATAACGTATTTACGTTTCAGTTAAATTTGCCTTCCCAGGTCCAGTCATACAACAAGGGAGGACATATCAGTGAACCGATCTAA
- a CDS encoding ABC transporter permease: MQRNWTLHMMLVPAVLLALVFQYIPMGGIVIAFQDFKPYLGFSESKWVGWDNFKYLFLYPDVGQVIWNTLVIAFFKIVAGLLAPFLFAILLNEVRLVAFKRVSQTLVYLPHFLSWVILGGILLDILSPQGGMVNQLVVAFGGEPIFFLGDGTWFRITLIVSDVWKEFGFGTIVFLASLSGINPALYEAAEVDGANRFKQTLHITIPALMPITIVLMTLSIGNILNAGFDQVFNLYNPLVYDKGDIIDTFVYRLGILNGKMSFATAVGLFKSVVATILIVVSYRMAYKLANYRVF; encoded by the coding sequence ATGCAAAGGAACTGGACCTTGCATATGATGCTCGTTCCGGCTGTATTGCTGGCACTGGTGTTTCAGTACATACCGATGGGTGGCATTGTGATTGCTTTCCAAGATTTTAAGCCTTACCTTGGATTTTCAGAGTCTAAATGGGTAGGATGGGATAATTTTAAATATTTGTTTTTATATCCCGATGTAGGTCAAGTGATCTGGAATACACTGGTCATTGCTTTTTTTAAAATTGTTGCAGGGCTTCTTGCTCCTTTTTTGTTTGCCATTTTATTAAACGAAGTACGTCTGGTTGCTTTTAAAAGAGTGAGTCAGACGCTTGTATATCTGCCGCATTTTCTATCATGGGTTATCCTCGGTGGAATTTTGCTCGATATTCTGTCACCGCAAGGGGGCATGGTTAACCAGCTGGTCGTTGCATTTGGAGGGGAGCCTATCTTCTTCCTTGGAGATGGAACATGGTTCCGGATCACACTCATTGTCAGTGACGTCTGGAAGGAATTTGGTTTCGGGACAATTGTGTTCCTGGCTTCTCTATCAGGGATCAATCCTGCGCTTTATGAAGCGGCCGAAGTCGATGGGGCCAATCGGTTCAAACAAACGCTGCATATTACGATTCCGGCATTGATGCCAATTACGATTGTACTGATGACACTTTCCATCGGCAATATTCTGAATGCCGGCTTTGATCAGGTATTCAATCTGTATAATCCACTCGTTTATGACAAAGGGGACATCATTGATACCTTTGTATATCGACTGGGGATTTTAAACGGAAAAATGAGTTTTGCCACAGCAGTAGGATTGTTTAAATCGGTTGTCGCTACAATTCTGATTGTCGTATCGTATAGAATGGCTTACAAACTGGCCAATTATCGAGTTTTTTAG
- a CDS encoding class I SAM-dependent methyltransferase, with translation MNSNKTILFLKSFLHNPKNVGSIIPSSRFLASRMVGHAPWPEAKAVAELGAGTGAITQRIRQQVQDSTKVLLFEMDEIMRNNLKGAYPSFSCYPNAAHLVESMKQEGVHQLDFIFSGLPFFNFEPELRNTLVDQVYKALQPGGLFIAFQYSLQMKKLLSEHFIIETIDFEPLNVPPAFVYVCRKKETI, from the coding sequence ATGAATTCCAATAAAACGATATTATTTCTAAAAAGCTTTCTTCACAATCCCAAAAATGTAGGTAGTATCATCCCCAGTTCTCGATTTCTAGCCAGCAGAATGGTTGGTCACGCACCATGGCCCGAAGCTAAAGCTGTCGCCGAATTGGGTGCAGGCACCGGGGCCATCACTCAGCGTATTCGTCAACAAGTACAGGATTCAACGAAAGTGTTATTGTTTGAGATGGATGAGATCATGAGAAATAATCTGAAGGGCGCATACCCGAGCTTCTCCTGTTATCCGAATGCTGCTCACTTAGTAGAATCCATGAAGCAAGAAGGCGTTCATCAGCTGGATTTTATTTTTAGCGGATTGCCATTCTTCAATTTTGAGCCTGAATTAAGAAATACCTTGGTAGATCAGGTCTATAAGGCATTGCAACCTGGAGGATTATTCATCGCCTTTCAATATTCACTTCAGATGAAAAAGCTGTTATCTGAACATTTTATAATTGAAACAATTGATTTCGAGCCTTTGAACGTCCCTCCTGCGTTTGTTTATGTCTGTCGCAAAAAGGAAACAATTTAA
- a CDS encoding response regulator transcription factor, producing MHTVLVVDDEPDIRDVIHVYLRNEGYHVIEAANGEEALRVIQTTLIHLVILDVMMPIMDGIKACLKIREISSTPIIMLSAKEEDIDKITGLTTGADDYMVKPFNPLELLARVKAQLRRQSLIGKAEFNSLILIRDLAIDTSKHSVKLKENDIPLTPLEFSILVLLSSHPGQVFSSEKIYETVWKEPYGYSDNTVMVHIRNLREKLEMNPREPQYIKTVWGVGYKIE from the coding sequence ATGCATACTGTACTCGTTGTCGATGATGAACCCGATATTCGGGACGTCATCCATGTCTATTTGCGTAACGAAGGATATCACGTCATTGAAGCAGCCAATGGAGAAGAAGCACTGCGTGTCATACAAACAACCCTGATTCACCTCGTAATTCTGGATGTCATGATGCCGATTATGGACGGAATCAAAGCCTGTTTGAAAATAAGAGAAATCTCGTCCACTCCCATTATTATGCTATCTGCCAAGGAAGAGGACATTGACAAAATTACTGGCCTCACAACGGGAGCCGATGATTATATGGTTAAACCGTTCAATCCGTTAGAATTACTGGCTCGTGTTAAGGCTCAACTTCGGCGTCAATCTTTAATTGGAAAAGCAGAATTCAATTCACTCATTTTGATTAGGGACTTGGCGATTGATACAAGTAAACATTCCGTGAAGCTGAAAGAGAACGACATTCCACTAACACCTCTGGAGTTTTCCATTCTGGTTCTACTGTCCAGTCATCCCGGACAAGTATTTAGTTCAGAAAAGATTTACGAAACCGTATGGAAAGAACCCTATGGGTACTCGGATAATACGGTAATGGTCCATATTCGTAATCTGCGGGAGAAGCTGGAAATGAATCCAAGAGAACCACAATATATTAAGACCGTGTGGGGAGTTGGGTATAAAATTGAGTAA
- a CDS encoding sensor histidine kinase — MLSRLNVFTKITLLFVMLLILVLFLYTYSNRESVRVIEHEIQNNTMNHLSTFADSVESNIYQLSLYGMSIGQDSSIQEYQRPDYKDVPYERVKVGSAILEKMNLYNAASKWHSTITLYFPRMKKVISTDYYTYIPYSDNEFTEPLSQSWTYADNHFIWHTTDPTTAMAKPDKAKLITKISFPVHHLVSLLNQNKLNNKGDPFMFHPDYGLISNSSGMDTLKAIQSSLKDTKLQANGGFTTTLNQTEYYVSYIQSKSLGWYYVDYVPMQQILRPITSSRNLFYASIAVLIVMSVIVLYTLYRSVQLPLLQLVRGTNRLSTGDFSVRLKYTARNEFSLLFARFNIMAQRVQELIENVYEEKLRSREATLKQLQSQINPHFLYNCLFYIKNMARMKNEKAVVAMALNLGEYYRYITRSEKDLATIREELTMVKNYLEIQSLRLERMHFTIDVPHAILDKTVPRLTLQPIIENAIIHGLEPRSEDGEIRIYADCKDDMYTITVEDSGLGMTDEQLDQLKSDLLKPLDEDMGCGTWNVHQRLSFMYGEAAGLAYNHSSLGGVKVNIIWHENTDK; from the coding sequence TTGCTCAGCCGTTTGAATGTATTTACCAAAATAACGTTGTTATTTGTGATGCTGCTTATTCTGGTGCTGTTTCTCTACACCTACTCGAACAGAGAAAGTGTGCGAGTTATTGAACATGAAATCCAGAACAACACCATGAATCATCTATCAACGTTTGCCGACTCTGTAGAATCCAACATTTACCAATTGTCTCTCTACGGAATGTCGATCGGACAGGATTCCAGCATTCAGGAATATCAGCGTCCGGACTATAAAGATGTTCCTTATGAGCGTGTCAAAGTAGGGAGTGCCATTCTGGAGAAGATGAATCTGTATAATGCAGCAAGTAAATGGCATTCGACCATTACCCTCTACTTCCCCCGAATGAAAAAAGTGATATCAACCGATTATTATACTTACATTCCATACAGTGATAATGAATTTACAGAACCGCTGTCGCAATCCTGGACCTATGCCGACAATCATTTTATCTGGCACACGACTGATCCGACGACTGCGATGGCCAAACCTGATAAAGCGAAATTAATTACCAAAATCAGTTTTCCGGTTCACCATTTAGTATCTCTGCTCAATCAAAACAAACTAAATAACAAAGGTGATCCATTCATGTTTCATCCTGATTATGGCTTAATCAGCAACAGCTCCGGAATGGATACACTGAAAGCTATCCAGTCCTCGTTGAAAGATACAAAGTTGCAGGCCAATGGAGGATTCACAACCACACTGAATCAAACGGAGTATTATGTCTCGTACATACAATCCAAAAGCCTCGGCTGGTATTATGTAGACTATGTGCCGATGCAGCAAATCCTGAGGCCAATTACAAGCAGTCGAAATCTCTTCTATGCATCCATTGCTGTTCTGATTGTGATGAGCGTTATAGTTCTGTATACACTCTATCGAAGTGTGCAGCTCCCTCTTCTCCAACTTGTAAGAGGAACGAACCGCTTATCCACCGGGGACTTTTCCGTTCGCCTGAAGTACACGGCCCGCAACGAATTCAGCCTACTGTTTGCCCGTTTCAACATCATGGCGCAGCGAGTTCAGGAGCTGATTGAAAATGTATACGAGGAGAAATTAAGAAGTAGAGAAGCTACGCTAAAACAGCTGCAATCCCAGATCAATCCCCATTTCCTGTATAACTGCCTGTTTTATATCAAAAATATGGCGAGGATGAAAAATGAAAAAGCTGTAGTTGCCATGGCACTTAATCTGGGAGAATATTATCGATACATAACTAGGTCTGAAAAAGACCTGGCAACCATTCGTGAAGAATTGACCATGGTCAAAAATTATCTGGAGATTCAGTCTCTTAGACTGGAGCGAATGCATTTTACAATTGACGTGCCCCATGCTATTTTAGATAAAACAGTGCCCAGATTGACACTTCAGCCTATCATTGAAAACGCTATTATTCATGGTCTTGAGCCCCGGTCCGAGGATGGCGAGATCAGAATCTATGCCGACTGCAAGGACGATATGTATACCATTACCGTGGAAGACAGTGGACTTGGCATGACGGATGAACAGTTGGATCAACTGAAATCGGATCTGCTTAAACCGCTGGATGAGGATATGGGCTGCGGTACATGGAATGTACATCAGCGATTGTCCTTTATGTATGGTGAGGCGGCAGGACTGGCCTATAATCACTCTTCATTAGGTGGCGTTAAAGTCAATATCATATGGCACGAGAATACAGATAAGTAG
- a CDS encoding RNA polymerase sigma factor → MQRSVPKPGNHVMNIYETYADTLFRIAMVHLGRREDAEEATQDTFIKLIEKAPTFNDAEHQKAWLIRVITNHCKSLLGRGWRKREVKLEGIEPLMTDNPEDQALIELVLSLPVKYRAVVHLYYYEDYPIRTISEILQISESAVKMRLQRGRQLLKLELEGEEHP, encoded by the coding sequence ATGCAGCGATCAGTGCCCAAGCCGGGCAATCATGTGATGAACATCTATGAGACATACGCAGATACGCTGTTCCGGATTGCCATGGTGCACCTCGGCAGACGAGAGGATGCGGAGGAAGCGACTCAGGATACCTTCATCAAACTTATTGAAAAAGCCCCCACGTTCAACGATGCAGAGCATCAAAAAGCATGGTTGATTCGGGTAATCACCAATCATTGTAAATCCTTGTTAGGCAGAGGCTGGCGCAAACGGGAAGTCAAGCTGGAGGGTATAGAGCCGCTCATGACGGATAACCCCGAAGATCAGGCTTTGATTGAGCTGGTGCTGTCATTGCCTGTGAAGTATAGAGCGGTGGTTCATCTATATTACTACGAAGATTATCCAATCCGAACCATCAGCGAGATTCTGCAGATTAGTGAGTCAGCGGTAAAGATGCGTTTACAGCGGGGAAGACAGCTGTTAAAACTGGAGCTTGAAGGGGAGGAGCACCCATGA